Genomic segment of Rubrivirga sp. SAORIC476:
CTCGAACCCGAGCTCGCCCGGCCCGACGTGCGTGATGAGCTGGACGCCCAGCCGCGACCGCCGCCGGATGCGGACCTGCCGCTGCCCGTCGTCCGTCGCCGACGGCGCCTCGGGGAGGACCTCCTCGATGAGGGCGACCGACCAGTACGAGCCGGCCAGCCCCGGCTCGTCCGGAACGCGCGTGGTGTAGGGCACCAGTGCCGTCTGGCCCGGCAGCACCGTCAGCACCGTCGCGGGCATCGACAGCCAGCCCGCGTTGGAGCGCGGCGCCGTGCCGGGGGCGCCGTACGAGGGGCGCCCTCGGTCGAAGGCCAGGTCCTGGAGGTAGACCCGCATCTGGACCGCCTCGGTGCCCGCGTTGAACAGCTCGATGGCCGCCTCGTCCTCGGCGCCGGGCGCGACCTCGGTCGGCACGATCAGCCCCGAGCGAACATGGATCTGGGCCGCCGCCCCGGAGGCGACGGCCCAGAGGAGCGCCAGGAGCAGGCCGCGCATCATCCGCCCGGGAAGGCCGGGGCGGCCGTCTGCAGGATCGTGTACGTCACGTCGAACGACCGGTCGGCCTCGTCGGCCGTGAGGTCGTCCAGCTCGACCGAGTAGCCGATGACCTGGGTCGCGTGGCAGAGCGTGATGCCGCTGGCGGCCGCGATCTCGGTGTCGTCGGCGGTGAGCGTGACGGCGCCGCCCTGAGCCCCGCAGGACCCCGGCGTGCCCGACGTGCTCGTCGACGTGTTGATGGTCGAGATCGCGCCCGGCGTGACCGTGATCGACAGGTCGTTCCAGTCGCCCGCCGAGGCCGCCTCGACGGCGATGTCGACCTGGTGGGCGAAGTCGAGGTTGGTCGCGAACGTGATCCGGTCGCTCAGCGCCAGCGTGCTGCCGGTGCCCGCGGGGGCCGTCGGGTCGGTGTCGTCTAGGCCGGGCGCGAAGTCGAACACCAGGTCCGAGTCCGCGGCGCCGTCCTGGTCGTCCAGCGAGACGACGTGGGTGAACGGCTCGATCTGCACGATCAGGTCGAGCTGGTCGTCCGTGTCGGACTGGGCCCACGCGGCGGGCGCGAGGGCGAGTCCGAGGAGCAGGAGGAGGGAGAAGCGCGGCATTACTCCGTGGCCAAGATCGTGTAGGTCACGTCGAACGCGCGGTCCGTCTCGTCGGCCGTGATCGAGTTCAGCTCGACCGAGTAGTTGACGAGCTGGGTCGCGTGGCACAGCGTGATGCCGCTGGCGGCGGGCACGTCGGTCGCGTCGGCCGTCAGGGCGACGGCGCCTCCGGCGGTGCCGCAGGACCCGGCGTCGCCCGCGACGCTGGTCGACGTGTTGATGGTCGAGATCGCGCCCGGCGTGACCGTGATCGTCACGTCGTTCCAGTCGCCGGCCGTGGCGCCGGTCACGTCGATGTCGACCTGCTGGGCGGTCGCGTAGTTGGTCGCGAACACGATCCGATCGTCGAAGGCGACGGCAGCGGGCGGGGCGCCGGTCGTCGGGTCGGCGTCGTCGAGGCCGGGAGCGAAGTCGAAGATCAGGTCCGAGTCGGGCGTGCCGTCCACGTCGTCGAGGGAGACGATCTGGGCGAAGCCCTCGATCTGGACGAGGAGGTCGAGGCTCTCGTCGGTCGACGTGGCGGACTGGGCGAAGGCGGCGGGCGCGAGCAGGAGCGCGAGCGCGGTGAGGAAGAAGCGGGTCATCGGAGTGTGGGGGTGAACAGGGTGTGTGAGCGAAGGGGCGCCGTGAGCGCGCCCCCGGGGACAGGGTCCGCGAGGACCCAGAGATGAACGTGGAGCGGGTGGGCGCCCGCGGGAGCGAGCGCGTCGACGCGGGCGCCGAGGTCGAGGGTGACGAGCGTCCGCCCGGCGGGGAGGCCGGTCGCCAGCTCGCACGGCCCGGCGGCGTCGCAGGCGTGGGTGCGGAGCCGGGCGTCGGCCGTGGTGGGGGCCACCAGGCCGTGGGCGGCCATCTGGAGCGCGATCGCGGCGGAGGGGGCAGGGGCGTCGGCGACGAGGCGGCACGTGGCGCCCTCGGGGCAGGTCACGGCGACCGTGCGGCTCGCAGAGGACGCGTCGGTGACCTCGACCACGCCGACGGCGTCCAGCACCGCCACGCGGGCGATGTCGTCCGACCACGCGCTCTGGGCCTGGGCGGCCACGGCGAGCAAGAGCAGGGGCAGCACGCGCAGCATCAGCGGACCACGGTGAGGCGCTGCACGGCGACGCCCGCAGACGTGCTCAGGCGGACGACGTAGACACCGGCCGGCAGGCCGCTCGTGTCGAAGGTGGCGGCGGACTGCATTGAGGCGTCCGCGACCACGGCGACCTGGCGGCCCAGGGCGTCGTAGACCGCCACCTGCGCCGGGCCGTCGGCCGACCACGTCAGGCGGGCCAGGCCGCGCACCGGGTTCGGGGCGGCGGCGAGCGCCAGCGTCGCGGCCGAGAGCGGACCGTCGGCGGCGGTCGAGGCGGAGGAGAGGGTCAGCGGGATCTCGGCGGCCCCGGCCAGGCCGGTCTCCATCGAGGTCCCCTCGGTCACGGCCGAGGCGGGGATCTGGAGGACGCGGCCTTGCGCGAGGTCGACCGTCTGCCCGCCGAACGTGGCGACGACGGTCCCGACCGGAACGCTGCCGTCGGCGTCCAGCAGGCGGATCTCGTACCGCGCGGCGCCCAGGCGGACGGCCCCAATGCGAAGGCGCGTCGCCACGTCGCCCGTCGGCAGGCCCTCCTGGCCGAGCGCGTCGTCGCCGACGGCGGCCAGGGCGAAGGCGGCCGCCAGCGGACCCGGTGCGGGCGTGTCGAAGGCGTCGGAGCCGCTGGAGGCGTCCGGGGTGAGGAGGACGGCGACCTGGGCCTGGCCGAGCACGGCGCCGTCGGCGTCAAGCGCGGTGACCGCCAGGCGGACGCGCCCGACCTCGGTCTGCGCCCGGCGGGCGGCCGCGGCGGGCACCGGGAGCGTGACGCTGGTGGCGCCCCGCCCGATCCGGTCGCGGCGCAGGAACCCGGCCTCGGCCGGAGCGAGTGCGTCGCCGAGCGTCCGCGAGCGGGACTCGTAGCTCATCGTCTCGGCGTCCCACACGAAGACGGCGTCGCGGAAGCCCTCGGCGTCCAGCGTCGACAGGTCGAAGGTCTGGGCGAACGGGTTGCCGACGAGCGCGAAGGCCGTCTGGTCGTCCAGCGGGCCTGCGCTGGCGGCCGCCGTCGGCGCCGCGGCGGCGTAGTCGACCGTGATGCCGGCGGAGGTCAGCGGCTCGTCGGCGGAGTCGGGGAGGTAGACGGCGACCGCCTGCCCGCCGCCAATCTCGTCGGCGTCGGCGACGGCGACCCAGGTGCGGCCGGTCCAGCGGAGGACACGGCCCAGCCCGCCGGGCGCGTCGAGCGTCAGGTCGAGGTCGTCGGCGAGGTCGGCGAGCGTGGCCGTCTCGGCGGTCGGGCCGAGCAGGCGCCAGCCCGTGTCGTTGCCCAGCCCGTCGGTGCCGGGGAAGGTGACGCCGACTGCGGGCACGATCACCTCACAGGTGATGGTCACCTCGCCGTCCTTTTTGCCGAAGGGATCGCCGGGCGTCTCGCTCGCGACGTCGCCGGTGGTGCCGTCGGTGGCGGAGAGCACCTCGCCCGAGAACACGCCCGTGTTGACGTAGGACGTGCCGCCGGAGCCGCCGCCGAAGCTGGTCAGGTTGGAGAGGCCGCCGTCGCCGCCCAGGTAGCCGCCGCCGCCACCGCCGCCGTTGACACCTCCTCCGCCCGCGCCGACGCCGTTGCCCCCGTTGCCGCCCGCACCCGGAGCGGTCACGATGACGGACCCGCCGCCCGTTCCGCCCTGGCCGCGTGCGTTCGTCGCGCCTGCGCCACCCCCGGATCCGGCCGTGCCGGCCCCTGCGACGCCGAATCCACCGCCGCCACCGCCTCCGCCCGCGGGGCCTGCGCCCTGTGCGCCGCCCGCCGGCGTGCCTCCGAGTGCCGCGCGGCCGCCTTCACCGGGGGCGTTGCCCTGTCCGCCGCCGCCGCCGCCGCCCGCGACCGTGAGCAGCGTGGAGCCTGTCGCGACCGCCGTGCCACCGCCGCCGCCCGCCGAGACGGTTCCCGCCAAGCCCGCCGAGCCGGTCAGGACCTGGAACGTGGTGCCGCCGGGCACAACGAACCGCGACACGACCCGGGCGCCGCGCCCGCCGTTGCTGGGGTAGTTCGTGGGCCGCGCGCCGTCGGCTCCCCGCGCCGAGACCGTCAGGGTGTAGTCGTCGCCGACGGGCGGCGTGAAGGCGCCGGGGGTGGAGAACGTGACCGGCGTCCCCGAGCAGATCTGGGCCTGGACAGCCTGCGGGGCGAACGAGAGAAGGCCAGCGAAGGTGGCGAGCCGGAAAGCGCGCCCGAGAGGAGCCAGGGACATAGGGTCTGTCGGAGCCGTGCCGAGGCACGAGGGTGAGCCACGGCGCCCGGCTTGGGGGAAACCCCGAGGGAGCGCCGTGGCCAAACGATAATCCGTGAACCCTCCATTCTGGGGCGAATCGGCGGGTTCCTAGGCCCGGATGCGCGCTCGTCCTACGTGCGGCGACGGTCCGCACCGCCCGTCCAGACGGTCGCGAACGCGCACAAAAACGCCCCTCCGCGTCGGCGTCGGTCGATTCGGTCGCTCTGGAAGCGATGCGTCGGCCGAGTGAGCGACGCCAGCCTTCCCGAGGCCCGCCGGACCCGATCCACCCCGTCCTACTCCCGGTAGGCCAGCAGCCGGAGCGCGTTGGCGACCACCACCAGCGTCGACCCCTCGTGGAGCGCGACGGCCGGGCCGATGCCGAGCCCGAACAGCGTCGCCGGGACCAGGAAGGCGACCATGCCCAGGCTCATCCACAGGTTCTGGCGGATGATGCGCCGGGTCGTCCGGCTCAGGCCGACCGCGAACGGAAGTCTCGACAGGTCGTCGGCCATGAGCGCCACGTCGGCGGTTTCGAGCGCGACGTCGCTCCCCGCTGCGCCCATCGCGATGCCCACGGTCGCGTTCGCCATCGCGGGCGCGTCGTTGACGCCGTCGCCGACCATCGCCACCTCGCCGCGCCGGCGGAGGGCCTGGATCGCCGCCACCTTGTCGTCGGGCAGGAGGTCGCCCCGCGCCTCGTCGATGCCGACGGCCCGCGCCACAGAGTCGGCGACTACCTGAGCGTCGCCCGAGATCATGATCGTCGTCTCGATGCCGAGGGCGTGGAGTTTTTGGATGACAGCCTTCGCGCTCGCCCGCGGCGTGTCCATCAACCCGACGACGCCGAGGAACCGGTCGCCCCGGCGGACCAGCATCGTCGACCGCCCGTCGGCTTTGAGCTGGCGGTCCCGGTCGAGAAGCGCGTCCGGGGCGGGCGTGCCGCCGTCGAGGGTGAACAGCGCAGGCTTGCCGACCTCGACCGCCTCGTCGCCGAGGCGGGCGCGGACGCCGTGGCCGGTCACGCTCTGCAGGTCCTCGGCCGGGACCTCGCCCGTCGTGCGGTCCGCCAGGTCGCGCACGACGGCCCGCGCGAGGGGGTGCTCGCTCAGCCGCTCGACTGCGACGACGGCCTCTAGCAACTCCGCCTCGGTCGCGCCGTCGGCCGGGATCACGTCGGTGACGCGGGGCCTGCCCTCGGTCAGCGTGCCCGTCTTGTCGAAGGCGATGGCCGTCAGCCCGCCGAGCGCTTCGAGCGGACCGCCGCCCTTGACCAGCACGCCGCTGCGTCCGGCCCGTGCAACGCCCGACAGCACGGCGCTGGGCGTCGCGATGGCGAGGGCGCAGGGCGAGGCGGCGACGAGCACGGCCATCGCGCGGTAGAAGGACTGGGCGAACGTCTCGTCCACCACGACCCACGCGAACAGCAGGCCGACGACGAGGGCCAGCACGGAGGGCACGAACACCTTCTCGAAGCGGTCCGTGAACCGCTGCGTCGGCGAGCGCTCCGTCTCCGCCTCGGCCACCATCTGGACGACGCGCGCCAGCGTGGTCTCGCCCGCGGGCTTGGTCACGACGACGTCCAGCGCGCCGCTCCCGTTGAGCGTCCCCGCGAACACGCGGTGCTCGGGCGCCAGCGCCTCGGCGTCGGCCAGGGCGGCGTCGAGGTCGTCCACCGGTCGCTTGTCGACGGGCACGCTCTCACCGGTCACGGGCGCCTGGTCGACCGCGCTCGTGCCGACCGCCACGACGCCGTCGGCCGCGATCCGCTCGTCGGGGCGGACGACCACGGTGTCGCCGACCCGCAGGTTGCCGACGGGTACCTCGGCCTCGACGCCCTCGCGGCGGACGCGGGCGGTCGCGGGGGCTAGCTCGCCCAGGGCTTCGATGGCGCGCCGCGCGCGGCCCATCGCGTACCCCTCCAGCGCGTGGCCGATCGAGAAGAGGAACAGCAGCAGCCCGCCCTCGAACCACTCGCCCAGCGCCGCGGCGCCCGCCGCCGCCACCAACATCAGGAAGTCGATCTCGAAGCGGCCCGCGCGGATCGACTCCCACGCCTCCTTGACCGTGAACCACCCGCCGAACGCGTACGCGCCGACGTAGAGCGCCAGCGGGACGGCCTCGGCCACCTCGGTGACCGTGTCGAGCGTCCAGCCCAGCCCGACGCAGACGCCGCTCAGGACGGCGAAGACCAACTCCGTCCGCTCCCCGAAGATACCGCCGTGGGCGTGGTCGTGTGCGCCAGCGTGACCGTGTCCAGCGTGCGCGTCGTGGCCCTCATCCGGTCCGTGGTCGTGGCCCGTATGGTCGTCGTCCGCAGGAGGCTCGGGGGCGTCCACCGTCACGCCGAGGTCGGCGAGGGCGCGGCGGAGGTCGGCCTCGGAGGTCGCCTCCCGGTCGAACTCGATGCGGATCGGTCCGGTCGCGTTGGCCTCCGCCTCGACGACGCCGGGCGTCTGCTGCAAGCGTTCCGTCACGGTCCGCGCGCGGCGCTGGTGGCCCAGCCCGTCGGCGGGCCACAGGACGTGGCCGTAGCGCGCCGTGATCGCGGTCCCCGCGGCCTCGGCGGTCCGGCGCAGGCGCGGGAGCGCGACCACGGCCGGGTCGTAGTGGAGGCACAGCTGCGCCGGGCGCCCGCCCTCGGCCGGGACCACATGGGCCTCCTCGACGCCCGTCGTCGCCGCGAGCGCGTCGGTGAGGCGCGTCACGCAGGCGTCCCGCTCGTCCGGCGCGTCGGGAAGGAGGAGAGGGAGGTCGAGGCGGAGCGGGTCAGGCATGGGGGGCGGCGAGGGGTTTGCGGAGCAGGGCCGCCTCGAACAGCCCGCCGAACAGGGCCGGCTCGCGGTGTTCGAGCCCGAGCCCGGTGCCGTCGAGGAGCGGGCCGAGCTGCCGGTTCAGGTCGGTGGCGACGATCCGGGTGACCGCGCCCGCGAGCCGGCGGCGGATCGACGGTCGTTCGCCGTCGGGTAGGAACTTGTCGAAGACGGCCACCCGCCCGCCCGGCCGGAGCACGCGGGCGGCTTCGCCGATCGCCGCCTCCGGGTCCGGCACGACGGCGAGCAGGAGGTGGAGCAGGACCACGTCGAACGAGGCGTCGGGGAGGTCGAGGGCGTGGGCGTCGAGCCTGCGGACCTCGACGACGGATCCGAGGCGGTCGGCCTCAGCGCGCGCGGCGCGGATCATGCCTGGCGCCACGTCGCCCGCAACGACCTCGGCCTCGGGCGGCAGGTGGGCGAAGTCGAGACCCGTCCCGCACCCGGGGATCAGGACCCGCTCACCGGGCTGGAGGTCGGCGAGCGCGAGCGACCGCCGGCGTCCGGCATCGAGGCGTCGGACGATGGGATCGTAGACCGGCGCATAGAGCGTGTACCGGAGGCGATCCCAGAGCGTCGAGGTAGTGGCCATGAGGAGCAAGGGGAAGGCGCAGATCGCGTTGAGACAGCGAGGGGAGCCGGAGGTCCGAGGAGAGGCTGCGGCTGGCGCGGCCGTCAGGGCTTCGTCTCGCCGAGCGTCCGCACGACCTGGCCGCGGCTGACGAGCGACACACCCTGCCCCTGGGCCGTCGAGATCATGACCGCCTCCACGAGGGGCGCGCTCACCTCGGCCTCCGCGACCCACTCGACCAGGAAGTTGGCGCCGACGCCGCCCGTCCGGTCCCGGCCCTCGATCACGAACGCCTCGGACGCCAGCGGCCCCAGCGAGACCGGCTGCTCGACGTAGCGCCGCACGAGCCGCCCCGTCGAGTCGTAGTACCCGACCTCCGCCACGGTGAGCGCCCGGTCGGGGTCCGTGTTGCGGATGCTGAGAGTGGCCGTCAGGTCCAGTTCGCGCGTGCCGTCCTGGTGGAAGATGTGGGAGTAGACCGGCACGTAGATCGTCTCGCCCACGACGGCATCGGCGGGCGCCGTGGTGCGGACCGTCGTGTCGGGGGCAGCCGGGGCCGCCTCGGGCGACCGGCCGGGCGCTTCGCACCCCGCGAGCACGCAGAGGCCCAGCAGGACGCCGAGGCGGGCGGGGCGGAGACGGGGGAGCCGGGGCATGGGCGGGGGAGCGAGGGCGAGGAGTGAACCGGATCCGGAGCGTTCGGGTCCGCTCCCGGATCTCGTCGTTGGACGAAGCTGGGGACAACCCCCACGGCCCGCTGTGCATTCAAGGGCTCCCCTCTTCCTTCCCTTTCGCCATGTCTGACACGTCCAACCAGTACGACATCCAGAACCCGCTCACGCAGTACCCGCGCCCGCCCTTCCCGCGCCAGCCGCAGCCCGCGCCGGGTCTGATCGGCGAGATGGACCCCGTTCCCGATCACGGCGAGACGAGCTACCGCGGCCTCGGCCGGATGGAGGGCCGCAAGGCGCTCATCACCGGCGGCGACTCCGGCATCGGCCGGGCGACGGCCATCGCCTACGCGCGCGAGGGCGCGGCGGTCGCCATCAACTACCTCGACGCCGAGAGCCCCGACGCCCAGTCGCTCGCGGACCTGATCGAGGGCGAGGGGGGCACGCTCGTCCGCCTGCCCGGCGACCTCACCGACGAGGCGTTCTGCGAGCAGCTCATCGCCGACGCGGTCGACCAGCTCGGCGGGCTGGACGCGGTCGTCATCAACGCGGGCAAGCAGGTCTACACCGAGGACATCCAGGACCTCACGACCGAGCAGTTCGATCAGACCTACAAGACGAACGTCTACGCGATGTTCTGGCTGTCGAAGGCCGCGCTCCCGCACCTCCCGCCGGGCGGCACGATCATCAACACGACCTCGATCCAGGGCTACAGCCCGTCGCCGGGGCTCCTCGACTACGCCTCCACCAAGTGGGCCATCATCGGGTTCACGAAGGCGCTCGCGAAGCAGGTGATCGGGGACGGCATCCGCGTCAACGCGGTCGCGCCCGGCCCGTTCTGGACGCCGCTCCAGCCGTCGGGCGGGCAGCCGCAGGACAAGGTCGAGGAGTTCGGCTCCCAGGTGCCGTACGGCCGCCCCGGCCAGCCCGCCGAGATCGCGCCGATGTACGTCTTCCTGGCGACCCAGGAGTCGGGCTACACGACCGGCGAGGTCTTCGGCTCCACCGGCGGCGAGCCGACTGCGTAGCGCGGCCAGGTCCCTCCGCCTCGGTTCCGAGGCGGGGGAGGTGGGCTCACAAACGGAGTCGATCTGAGGGCAATCTTTCACTCCCCCTTGACCCGGACCCCCATCGGGCGATATCGTGAAGGCACTCGACCGGCGCCTGCCTTGTCTCTCTCGATCAATCTCGTCAATCGGAATCTCGGCTCCTCAGGGAGGCGTGACCGGTGGCGTGCGTAGAGGGTAGCAGACCCACACACGACCCGAGCGGCCTCTCCACTCCCGGAGAGGCCGCTCTTTTTTTGTCCCGACCCGACACTCGTCTCGCCCCCCCGATCTCATGTGCTCCATCCTCGGCCTCCTCGACCTCCAGTCCGATCCCGCCACCGCGCGGGCGACGGCCGTCCGCCTGAGCGGCCTGCAGCGCCACCGCGGCCCCGACTGGTCGGGCGTCTACGCGACGGACCGCGCCATCCTGGCCCACGAACGGCTCGCCATCGTCGACGTGATGCACGGCGCCCAGCCGCTCCTCAACCCGGAGGGAACGCTCGCGCTGGCCGTCAACGGCGAGATCTACAACCACCGCGCGCTGCGCGAGGGGCTGGCGGAGCCGTTCACGTTCCAGACCGAGTCCGACTGCGAGGTCATCCTGGCGCTCTACCAGGAGCACGGGGCCGATTTCCTCGACAGGCTGACGGGCATCTTCGCCTTCGTGCTGGTGGACGCGGAGCAGGACCGCTACCTGATCGCCCGTGACCCGATGGGCGTGATGCCGCTCTACACCGGCCGCGACGAGCACGGGACGCTGTACGTGGCGTCCGAGATGAAGGCGCTGGTGCCGGTCTGCAAGCAGATCGAGACGTTCCCCCCCGGCCACGTCTGGGACAGCGCCGTCGGCCACCCGGTCCGCTACTACACGCGCGACTGGATGGCGTACGACGCCGTCAAGGACAACGACGCGACGCCCGAGGCAGTCCGCGAGGCGCTGGACGCGGCCGTCAAGCGCCAGCTGATGACCGACGTGCCGTACGGCGTGCTGCTCTCCGGCGGGCTGGACTCGTCCATCACGGCCGCCCTCGCCATGAAGTACTCCAAGCAGCGCGTCGAGGCGGACGATCAGCAGGAGGCGTGGTGGCCTCATCTCCACTCGTTCGCGATCGGCCTGGAGGGGTCGCCGGACCTGGCAGCAGCCAAGGAGGTCGCGGCCCACATCGGGACGGAGCACCACACGCTCACCTTCACCGTCGACGAGGGCGTGGACGCGATCCCGGAGGTCATCCGCCACCTGGAGACCTACGACGTGACCACCATCCGCGCGGCCACGCCGATGTTCCTGATGGCCCGCCGCATCAAGGCGATGGGCATCAAGATGGTGCTCTCGGGCGAGGGGTCCGACGAGATCTTCGGCGGCTACCTCTACTTCCACAAGGCGCCCGACGGCCAGCAGTTCCACGAGGAGACCGTCCGCAAGCTGGACCGGCTCCACCAGTTCGACTGCCTGCGCGCCAACAAGTCGATGGCGGCGTGGGGCGTCGAGGCCCGGGTCCCGTTCCTCGACCAGGAGTTCCTCGACGTGGCGATGCGCCTGGACCCGGAGGCCAAGCGGCCCACGGACGGCAAGATGGAGAAGCACATCCTGCGGGAGGCCTTCGAGGACATGCTCCCGCCGTCGGTCGCCTGGCGCCAGAAGGAGCAGTTCTCCGACGGCGTCGGCTACTCGTGGATCGACTCGCTGAAGGCCCGCGCCGAGGAACTGGTCTCGGACGAGCAGATGGCCGCCGTCGACTTCCGCTTCCCGATCCACCCGCCGGACACGAAGGAGGGCTACCTCTACCGGACCATCTTCGAGGAGCACTACCCCCACGACGCCTGCGCGCTGACGGTGCCGTCCGGCAAGTCGGTCGCGTGCAGCACGCCCGAGGCGCTGGCGTGGGACGCGTCGTTCGCGTCGTCCGCCGACCCGTCCGGCCGCGCCGTCGCGGGCGTCCACGTGGAGGCGTACTGACCGGCCCCGCCCGCCTCGGTGTGCTCGCGGAGCGACCGAGGCGGGTCAGCTCGGGAGTCGCATGTGGTTGAGGACGTAGTCCGCCTCGGTCTTGATCTCACCGCGGCCGAGGCTGGCGAGCCCGCCGCCGACAGCCTGCCCGTTGCGGACGAGGTCCGTGTTCTGGCCGGCGCCGCTCCGCGTCACGCCGAGGTACCGGATGCAGTCGAGGATCCGGTCGCGGTCGCCGGTCCCGTAGAGGCGGGCGTGGAGGTGGGGGTAGCCGTGGGGAGGGAAGTACATGTCGCCGCCCGACCCTTTCAACCAGCCTCGGCGGCTGAGGGCACGGGCGACGTCTTCCTGAAACACGCGGGGCATGAGGCTCGGAGGGAGGTGGGTCCGAACCCAATATGAATCAGACGCTTGAATGATGGATCGGGTGGCCACACGAACCGCTAGCCCTCCGCCCGCAACACCGCCAGCGGCGGCTGCTGCAGCGCGCCCCGGCTCCCCGCCAACCCGACCGCGACGGTCAGTAGGGGCACCACGAGCAGCGCCCAGCCGAGCCACGACAGATCCGGCCGGAAGGGGATCTGGAAGGCGAACGTCGCCAGCCCCCACGCCCCGGCGACGGCCAGCAGCCCGCCCGTCAGCGCGGCCAGCACGCCGAGTAGCGCGTACTCGGCGGCCAGAATGGTGCGCACCTGCGCGCGGCTGGCGCCGAGCGTCCGCAGCACGACCGCCTCGCGCGTCCGCTGGGCCAGCGCCACGCGGACGGCGCCGGCCAGCACGACGAGACCGGTCACGACGGCGAACAGGGCCATGAACCGCAGCACGAACGCGACCCGGCTCAGCACGCGGTCGACGAGCGCCAGCACCAGCCGCACGTCGACAGCCGACACGTTGGGGAACGCCTCCACGACCGCCGACTGGAGCCGCGCCGACGCCTCCGGAGAGCCCGCGCGCGTGAGCAGGATGGTCGTCTGCGGGGCGTCGGTGAGCGGGCCCTCGGGGAAGACGGCGAAGAAGTTGGGCGACACGCGCGCCCAGTCCACCTCGCGGAGACTCGTCACCTCGCTCTCGATCTCAGCGCCGGAGATGGACCACGTGATCCGGCTGCCCAGGCCCACGTCGAGGTCGAGCGCGATGTCGGTGGAGAGCGAGACCGGGATCACGGCCGCGTCCGCCTCGGTGGTGCCCTCGAAGGTGCCCGCGGTGAGCGTCTCCGAGTCGACCAGCCGGTCGCGGTAGGTCGAGCGATACTCGCGCGTCAGCGTCCAGCGCTCGGGGCCGCCCTCCCGTCCGGAGAACGACTCGTCGGCGCTCTCGGCGAGCGTGTCGATGGGGACGCCGTCGATGGCTGCGATGCGCATCGACACGAGCGGGACCTCGTCGACGATGGGCAGGCCCTGGGATTCCACGAGCGCCCGGAGGTCGTCGCGCTGGGTCGGCTGCACGTCGAACAGGACCACGTCGGGGCTGCCCGCGTCGGCGGACGGCAGGGCGACCTGCGCGAGGATCGACTTCTGGACGAGGCCGAGCGCGAGCACGAGGAAGACGCCCAGGCCCATCGTCAGGAGTAGCACGAGCGTCTGGTTGCCGGGCGCGTGGAGGTTGGAGAGCCCCTGTCGCCACGCCCACGGCAGGCCGGGCCGGACGATGCGGCGGACGACCGCGCGCACCAGCGCGGCGGCCAGCGCCAGCAACGCGAACACGGCCGCGGTCCCGCCGACGAACGCGGCGGCGCCCACCACCGACTGCGTCTGCAGGTACGCGAACCCGGCCACGACGCCCACCAGCACCACGCCGAGGCCGAGGCGGAGCGGGTCGAGGCCCTGTGCGGCGGCGTCCTCGCGGAGCGCCCGCAGCGGCGGCACCCGACGGACGCCCACCAGCGGCAGAAGGGCGAACAGGACGGCCGTCGCCGAGCCCACGCCGAGCCCTTCGGCCAGCGCCCGT
This window contains:
- a CDS encoding T9SS type A sorting domain-containing protein, yielding MSLAPLGRAFRLATFAGLLSFAPQAVQAQICSGTPVTFSTPGAFTPPVGDDYTLTVSARGADGARPTNYPSNGGRGARVVSRFVVPGGTTFQVLTGSAGLAGTVSAGGGGGTAVATGSTLLTVAGGGGGGGQGNAPGEGGRAALGGTPAGGAQGAGPAGGGGGGGGFGVAGAGTAGSGGGAGATNARGQGGTGGGSVIVTAPGAGGNGGNGVGAGGGGVNGGGGGGGYLGGDGGLSNLTSFGGGSGGTSYVNTGVFSGEVLSATDGTTGDVASETPGDPFGKKDGEVTITCEVIVPAVGVTFPGTDGLGNDTGWRLLGPTAETATLADLADDLDLTLDAPGGLGRVLRWTGRTWVAVADADEIGGGQAVAVYLPDSADEPLTSAGITVDYAAAAPTAAASAGPLDDQTAFALVGNPFAQTFDLSTLDAEGFRDAVFVWDAETMSYESRSRTLGDALAPAEAGFLRRDRIGRGATSVTLPVPAAAARRAQTEVGRVRLAVTALDADGAVLGQAQVAVLLTPDASSGSDAFDTPAPGPLAAAFALAAVGDDALGQEGLPTGDVATRLRIGAVRLGAARYEIRLLDADGSVPVGTVVATFGGQTVDLAQGRVLQIPASAVTEGTSMETGLAGAAEIPLTLSSASTAADGPLSAATLALAAAPNPVRGLARLTWSADGPAQVAVYDALGRQVAVVADASMQSAATFDTSGLPAGVYVVRLSTSAGVAVQRLTVVR
- a CDS encoding heavy metal translocating P-type ATPase, coding for MPDPLRLDLPLLLPDAPDERDACVTRLTDALAATTGVEEAHVVPAEGGRPAQLCLHYDPAVVALPRLRRTAEAAGTAITARYGHVLWPADGLGHQRRARTVTERLQQTPGVVEAEANATGPIRIEFDREATSEADLRRALADLGVTVDAPEPPADDDHTGHDHGPDEGHDAHAGHGHAGAHDHAHGGIFGERTELVFAVLSGVCVGLGWTLDTVTEVAEAVPLALYVGAYAFGGWFTVKEAWESIRAGRFEIDFLMLVAAAGAAALGEWFEGGLLLFLFSIGHALEGYAMGRARRAIEALGELAPATARVRREGVEAEVPVGNLRVGDTVVVRPDERIAADGVVAVGTSAVDQAPVTGESVPVDKRPVDDLDAALADAEALAPEHRVFAGTLNGSGALDVVVTKPAGETTLARVVQMVAEAETERSPTQRFTDRFEKVFVPSVLALVVGLLFAWVVVDETFAQSFYRAMAVLVAASPCALAIATPSAVLSGVARAGRSGVLVKGGGPLEALGGLTAIAFDKTGTLTEGRPRVTDVIPADGATEAELLEAVVAVERLSEHPLARAVVRDLADRTTGEVPAEDLQSVTGHGVRARLGDEAVEVGKPALFTLDGGTPAPDALLDRDRQLKADGRSTMLVRRGDRFLGVVGLMDTPRASAKAVIQKLHALGIETTIMISGDAQVVADSVARAVGIDEARGDLLPDDKVAAIQALRRRGEVAMVGDGVNDAPAMANATVGIAMGAAGSDVALETADVALMADDLSRLPFAVGLSRTTRRIIRQNLWMSLGMVAFLVPATLFGLGIGPAVALHEGSTLVVVANALRLLAYRE
- a CDS encoding class I SAM-dependent methyltransferase; its protein translation is MATTSTLWDRLRYTLYAPVYDPIVRRLDAGRRRSLALADLQPGERVLIPGCGTGLDFAHLPPEAEVVAGDVAPGMIRAARAEADRLGSVVEVRRLDAHALDLPDASFDVVLLHLLLAVVPDPEAAIGEAARVLRPGGRVAVFDKFLPDGERPSIRRRLAGAVTRIVATDLNRQLGPLLDGTGLGLEHREPALFGGLFEAALLRKPLAAPHA
- a CDS encoding DUF3124 domain-containing protein yields the protein MPRLPRLRPARLGVLLGLCVLAGCEAPGRSPEAAPAAPDTTVRTTAPADAVVGETIYVPVYSHIFHQDGTRELDLTATLSIRNTDPDRALTVAEVGYYDSTGRLVRRYVEQPVSLGPLASEAFVIEGRDRTGGVGANFLVEWVAEAEVSAPLVEAVMISTAQGQGVSLVSRGQVVRTLGETKP
- a CDS encoding SDR family oxidoreductase; amino-acid sequence: MSDTSNQYDIQNPLTQYPRPPFPRQPQPAPGLIGEMDPVPDHGETSYRGLGRMEGRKALITGGDSGIGRATAIAYAREGAAVAINYLDAESPDAQSLADLIEGEGGTLVRLPGDLTDEAFCEQLIADAVDQLGGLDAVVINAGKQVYTEDIQDLTTEQFDQTYKTNVYAMFWLSKAALPHLPPGGTIINTTSIQGYSPSPGLLDYASTKWAIIGFTKALAKQVIGDGIRVNAVAPGPFWTPLQPSGGQPQDKVEEFGSQVPYGRPGQPAEIAPMYVFLATQESGYTTGEVFGSTGGEPTA